From Macadamia integrifolia cultivar HAES 741 unplaced genomic scaffold, SCU_Mint_v3 scaffold2471, whole genome shotgun sequence, one genomic window encodes:
- the LOC122066572 gene encoding L-type lectin-domain containing receptor kinase IV.1-like, which translates to MDIVARKKKFAEVLEDWELEYGPHRFKYKDLYIATKGFYDKKLLGIGGFGKVYKGVLPTLKVEVAVKRVSHDSTQGVKEFIAEIISIGKLQHRNVVTLLGYCRSKGELLLLYDFMPNGSLDKFLFDHQSTTNKTTLSWNQRFQIIKNMASALLYLHEEWEQVVVHRDIKSSNVMLDGELNGRLGDFGLAKLYDHGGDPKTTHVVGTFGYLAPEFARTGKANPSVDVFAFGVLLLEVACGRRPIEAQASEECLELVEWVISSWNRGVILETVDPKLGSKYEVEEMELVLKLGLLCSQSDATARPSMREVIRYLKGEFPPPELPPLVSENTDEVSFWCPYLSGGKSQPPSITESLLSGGR; encoded by the coding sequence ATGGATATTgtagcaaggaagaagaagttcgcagaagttcttgaagattggGAACTTGAATATGGACCTCACAGGTTCAAATATAAAGATCTTTACATCGCAACTAAAGGTTTTTATGACAAGAAGCTTCTTGGTATAGGTGGTTTTGGTAAAGTCTATAAAGGTGTATTACCCACTTTGAAAGTAGAAGTTGCAGTGAAGAGAGTATCACATGATTCAACACAAGGGGTGAAGGAATTCATTGCTGAGATCATCAGCATCGGTAAATTGCAGCATCGAAACGTAGTAACACTCTTGGGTTATTGCCGAAGTAAAGGAGAGCTCCTTCTACTCTATGATTTCATGCCAAATGGGAGTTTAGACAAGTTCCTCTTTGATCATCAATCCACAACAAACAAGACAACATTGAGTTGGAATCAAAGAtttcaaataattaaaaatatggCATCTGCATTACTATATCTTCATGAAGAATGGGAACAAGTTGTGGTTCATAGAGACATCAAGTCCAGTAATGTCATGTTAGATGGGGAGCTGAACGGAAGATTGGGAGATTTTGGACTCGCAAAATTATATGATCATGGAGGGGATCCCAAAACCACCCATgtggtggggaccttcggttatCTTGCACCAGAATTTGCAAGAACTGGCAAAGCAAATCCTAGTGTGGATGTGTTCGCATTTGGGGTCCTTTTGCTGGAGGTTGCTTGTGGTAGAAGGCCTATAGAGGCACAAGCATCAGAAGAGTGTCTTGAATTGGTGGAATGGGTGATCTCAAGTTGGAACAGGGGCGTAATTCTTGAAACTGTGGATCCCAAATTGGGGTCGAAATATGAAGTGGAAGAAATGGAATTAGTGTTAAAACTTGGATTGCTTTGCTCTCAATCTGATGCCACTGCAAGGCCAAGCATGCGAGAAGTTATCCGATATTTGAAGGGAGAGTTTCCACCACCAGAGCTGCCACCTCTGGTTTCAGAAAATACAGATGAAGTCTCTTTTTGGTGTCCTTATCTTTCGGGTGGAAAGAGTCAGCCACCATCGATTACAGAATCGCTGCTCTCAGGAGGACGTTGA